A stretch of Mucilaginibacter terrae DNA encodes these proteins:
- a CDS encoding RNA polymerase sigma factor — protein sequence MAIVNIEHLKNLKRGDSKAFNMIFNAYWDKLFRAAFYRVENYDQAQDIVQEVFIKLWDCRSDLNITEENIEYYLLKSVKHRVISYYRSSQVAESVLEASLKDFNEAFEGNMNVQFEVVEKYVQTQLMQLPPNMRVAYQMRDDEHSITEIASHLNLAEQTVKNHLYEAKTRLRAAVKSEFLTDQIAMLFVAIILLTKN from the coding sequence ATGGCTATTGTGAATATTGAGCACCTGAAAAATTTAAAACGGGGAGATAGTAAGGCTTTCAATATGATTTTTAATGCTTATTGGGATAAGCTTTTCAGGGCTGCATTTTATCGCGTCGAAAACTATGATCAGGCTCAGGACATCGTTCAAGAGGTGTTCATTAAGCTTTGGGACTGCCGTTCAGATTTAAATATTACTGAGGAAAATATAGAGTATTACCTGTTAAAGTCAGTTAAACATAGAGTAATCTCCTATTACCGTTCTTCACAAGTAGCTGAATCGGTGTTAGAGGCTTCGTTGAAGGATTTTAATGAGGCTTTTGAGGGAAATATGAATGTTCAATTTGAGGTAGTCGAAAAATATGTTCAAACTCAATTAATGCAACTCCCTCCAAATATGCGTGTCGCTTATCAAATGCGCGATGACGAACACAGTATAACAGAAATTGCCAGTCATCTCAATCTGGCAGAGCAAACGGTTAAAAACCATCTTTATGAGGCCAAAACCAGATTGCGCGCTGCTGTTAAATCAGAATTTCTTACAGATCAGATCGCAATGCTCTTTGTTGCCATTATTCTGCTAACAAAGAATTAA
- a CDS encoding FecR family protein gives MDKDYLKELFEKFERNDLSEQEKEHLDNWYNSFEKKAQFEPLQDSAIRKEVYRAINGPVTKFISQTKPVIKRLYWPLGIAASLLIVFTVLIQTKGTFKQNRTTTELASSVYTVFTQPGEVKKLTLPDSSVIWVNSASKVQFNTHTFSNKRDILLKEGEAYFQVVKNPKSPFRVHTKTLTTQVFGTSFNVKAYEKLGYTSVHVITGRVGVSSKSGNAHVMLVPNQFTILNAGTNKLDINISEPGANSWIDGTIKIKNASFNELALILYNHYKIKCTTTVPRIQQQSFTITILKSTTLDQTLRIVCAIHNNKYRREKNEVMIY, from the coding sequence ATGGATAAAGACTATTTAAAAGAGCTTTTTGAAAAATTTGAGCGTAACGATTTAAGCGAGCAGGAAAAAGAACATCTTGACAACTGGTATAACTCTTTTGAAAAAAAAGCACAGTTTGAACCTTTACAGGATAGTGCAATCAGGAAAGAAGTTTACCGCGCTATAAATGGTCCGGTTACTAAGTTTATCTCTCAAACTAAACCTGTAATTAAAAGGCTTTACTGGCCTTTGGGTATAGCAGCATCTTTACTGATCGTCTTTACCGTGCTTATCCAAACGAAAGGTACCTTTAAGCAAAATAGAACAACTACGGAACTGGCATCGTCGGTTTATACCGTATTTACCCAGCCAGGAGAAGTTAAGAAGCTAACCCTTCCGGACAGTTCGGTGATATGGGTCAATTCTGCATCCAAAGTACAGTTCAACACCCATACGTTTTCGAATAAAAGAGATATACTGCTTAAAGAAGGCGAAGCTTATTTTCAAGTAGTTAAAAATCCCAAAAGCCCTTTTAGGGTACATACAAAAACGCTTACTACCCAGGTATTCGGTACCTCGTTTAACGTGAAGGCTTACGAAAAACTGGGTTATACTTCGGTTCATGTAATTACTGGTCGTGTGGGTGTTAGCAGTAAAAGCGGTAATGCACATGTAATGTTGGTACCTAACCAGTTCACCATACTTAATGCCGGTACAAATAAACTGGATATAAATATTAGCGAACCAGGTGCCAATAGCTGGATAGATGGTACCATAAAAATCAAAAATGCATCTTTTAATGAGTTAGCCTTAATTCTTTACAATCACTATAAAATTAAATGTACTACTACAGTACCTCGTATACAGCAGCAATCATTTACCATAACTATACTGAAATCTACCACGCTCGATCAAACGCTCAGGATCGTTTGTGCAATCCACAACAATAAATACAGGAGGGAAAAGAATGAAGTAATGATCTACTAA